TGCCTTGGAGGTTTCCACTCTTTTAAGAGGAAATGATTAATATAATGTAAAAAATCTTGaacctaaacaaaaaaacccaaaccccaccccCAAACAGGAAAGGTGGTGTCCTTAGAGGCATGGTCACAGCTTCACAGTTTAGGTGGCTGCTTCCTGAGTTACTTCTCAGTTGTCTTTCAGACTCTCCCCATTTAGTCTGAGCTGCTGTTTCACCACATGTTAGCTCTCCACTCTGCATGGCACAGCTCTGCATGCAGATGAAAGCTGATCCAGATTTCAGCTGATTTCTTCTGctggtttttgcttttgttcctcTTGCAGCAGATGGAACTCAGACAAGTGACATCGCGGCCCTTTGCTCTGGGACACTTCCTATATGACACGAGAGTGATGCAACAGTCACACCCCTCAAGTCATGCCTGTgtcatgtttttttaaaattaatatcatACTACAGCTTTGTTGAAAAAGAGTAAGAAGGGCATGAATATTTTGAACTTTAATAAACTTGGTGAACAAGAATGAAGTTTCTCTGAATGTTCTTTTTCAGTTCTTGTAGACAAACCAGGACTTGTCCTGAGTCTCTTTCTGTTATCAATATTGCCAAAGATgtctcaaaatgaaaaaaaaaaaaaatccgcaTAAGAATGCAATATCAAAGagtgttattattattattattattattattgaacAACTAGGAGGACCATGCCTGTGTGTGGAGAGCTGTGTGCCAGCAACTGGAGTGGTGCTGGTTGAGTGATATGGCATCACCTTCCTTTCCTCATTAGCTGCAAATCACATGCTTTGAGTGACTATTTTCCTTTACATCCTTCAAGTACTGCTGTTGGGGTGGAAGGACCTgaccctgtgtgtgtgtgtagccCTCCCCATTTTCCAGACTTTACTCTTTTGTAGGACAACCAGGAAagacctgctcctgctggaaTGTGAAGCTCATGCTGACAGTTTAACACCAAAAGAAAGGTTGTAACCAGTGTCCCTATTCAGGGCTGCCTAAAAGCCTGCACTTGTCCTCATCTAGGGTTGCATGAGCAGTGGCTGAGTAACAATGTTCCCATGAAACCGACCCAATCTGAAGTCAGTTGCTTCTGGGAGGAAATGGTCTTGGTCAGTTCTAAATGGCAGATGTGACagtgtaatatatataaataaatataaataaataaacatagaatataaaatttaacaaaattttaaattgcatattttcttttcagtgaagatGTGAAAAGGTCCCCTCTTTTCTACCTGCCCCTGCCAGCCTTGAGGCTTGCTGCCTTTGGGTGCTCTGCATCCCACTGTGCAAAGGGCTCTGTTCTCTGGGGCAAGCCTGCTGTGAGACAGGGCTGCCAGACTCCCTTCTGCCCCTTTCTGTggcttcccagggcagcccctgggtATGGGGATGCTCTCTGGGGTGTGCAGTGGCTGCCCCTGCAGAGGGCAGGGGGACAAGGAGGTGGGAGGCCCAGGAGGTTGCAGTGGTGTGACTGCACCATCTAGtgctgtccctgcacagccaccGCCGGACACGCACCCATTAATGGGCAATAACGAGCTGCTTCAGCAGGCTCTGCGGGGAAAATGCAGGTTCGGTTCTAGATCGCTGCTGCATTCAGGGCCAGCCTGAATCAAGTCAGGAAATGATAAGGCAACAGCAGAAGTAGGGCCCAGACCCACAGGAGCTGCTCACTCAGCTCCTGCTCAGCGTTGCCCTAAGGCACAGCCCCACCAAGGCCTGgcctgtgctgggagaagggcCTGGCAGGGAGAGCGGCATCTGTGCTGGTTCTGAGGCCGGAAAGAGATCAGGTCTGCTGAGCCTGCAGCCTTGAAAAAGTCACTGTTTGGTAGCTTCTGATAAGTCTGAAAGGCTTCAGAGCAAACTGCAACAAGGCACAGGGAAGGTGTAATTAGACGAGGTTTCCGAGCTGGGAGGCAGGACTACATGTTTACCCCCAAAGCCTTTggcagcaggtccagcagaAGCCAGGCTGCTGAGGCTCTCCTGCTTCCTGGAGTAATAGAGGGGACACCTGCAGCGTGACGGAAAGGAAGGATAAGCACCCTCTCTTGCTCATAAGCATGCGGGTTAGTAATTTTCTGAGTTAATGACTATGTGAATTGTTGAAGCAGTACATTAGAGAATTGAAAGATCAGACTAGTTTATCAAAAGAGGACTGAGCCCTGGTTTGATTTCCACCTAATAAGATCATGAAGTAAAGCTTGTCTGACAGTACATTGCCCTATGAATTTAAGAGACCCAAATGAACCATAGCAATCCATAAAATAGTTCACTGCTGAAACTAGAATTACACAATACAGTAGTAACAAACTAGAAAATGCTTTAACCGTGTGGTTGAGAGATTAAGGATCACTGTAGAAGGCAACATGGATTTATCAGGAAGTTCTCTTAGAAAGTGTGGGAGCTGCTTCAAGATGGGACCTGACACAGTCAATAGATTGGAGACAGTCTCTGGATCTATGCTGATGCATGCTGGAGTGGTGGGTACCTCCTCCACACTCCACAGAACAGTACAGTAAGTGAACTTCTGTGTTAATGTGCATTTTGTGACtctgcttctctcttctctgaGTAGATTGCCTAAGGTTCCAGGAAAGCTTCAGTTTTGGCCCAAGCAATCAGCATGGATTGAATTAGAGGAAGTCCTGCTGGCAGCTCCTTTGGCACAAGGGCTACAACACAGGCACTGCAAAGAGTGACAACAGTCACTGACAGATGCTCCAAGCTCTGCATCTTGGCACATGTGACCTGTTCAAACACACAGACACCATGGCAGCAAGGCTGTACTGCAGAGGAAgtgtgttttgtggttttggttaaATTTCATCAATATCTGTCCTTTTTAATGGCAAGCTTGATAGAAATCCATATTTAAGGACAGTCAGTTTCCCTTACTTCTAGAGAGGATCACAGATCATTTGGCAAATACACGTTAATGAAGGGTGCAAAAGACTTCTtgccttttcctgttttgttctcctattctttttgttttgggatttgtttgtttgttttattttgtttgtattcAGTGACCTGAATACTCCTACTTCATAGCTATGAAGTATCTTGCCACATGAAAACATTTGTTGACTTTTAAGAAGCACTAAATGACAGAATTCCAAAATTAACTCTTCCCTTATTTGTGTGTAAAGATTAAAAGGCGTGGAAATACAATCAAGGAAAATTACTGTAACGGTTAAGAATGAATCAATTTGACCTTCAACTGCTTGGGCTGAAGCCATTTAAAGAACTATATTACCCTCCAAAAACGTAAAGTACCCAAACAAGGTAATCCTGTTGTTAAGCagattggggaaaaaaactgcaAGGGACTGTGATGCCACCAGGCACCATAGCACCTGCTCTTGTTCTAACCAGGTTTCCTTTAATTAATGTAAAAAATTTTGCAATGTCAAAGAAGTTATTTAAAGCTAACAgaaagaaatctattttttttcctcttgcaacTGACCATGTTTTGTGACTGAGGCTGTTATTTTATGGGATTTGGAGCTCAAGAGCCAGCCAGCAGATTTTCTAAACATCAAGACGGCAActgaaggccctgcagtgtaaACGGGAGCACAATTCTAAGTATTTGATGTTTGTAACACTAGCATCTTCTAATAAATTCTCCCCCTGCAGAAGCAGAATGATTATCAGACCAGGGATCAAGAAGATACTTGACACAAAAATATTGATCGCAACAGACTGCAAACTTCACTTTCAGAAGTGATAATCCTCTGTTCTTTCTACAGAGCAGATAGATTTGTAAGTGTTCGGTACTTCTGAAGTCGAGGCAGAGGTGTCTTGTCAAGTGACATGCCTAGGAAATTAACTTTGAAGGTactcctttggaaaaaaatggggcTGAAGTTCAAGCCCACAGCCTTGAATGATGGCAGATTTTCACCAGACTTCCTAGCAGTTGCTTCCAAGTTGTCTGGTTTCATTGGTAGAAAATTCACAACTTCAGCAGGCGAGCAAGACTGAATGAGTAACGAGCAAGTCAGTCACAAATTTCTGAGTCAAATGCTGAAAGATAAACCCTCTAAGAAGTTATCTCTAACTGTAACAATAATTCAGAGCATTTTAACAAAGAAGCTTGAACAAAACTGTAATTGCGCTGTAATTATGCAGACTCTTGATGCAAATGTTAATAACCAGAATATACTGTTCCTGATTTGTTGTAGAGGAACAAAACTGCTCGAGCAGTTGAAAGGTAATGACTTAAACATCACTATAGAGCATCAGACAATAAAGGGTACTTAAAATAAACCATTATCATAGCTGAACACATATTAAAACAGTCTCTttattgtgattattttttctttttacccgACAGTGttatttcttaagaaaaaatattaacaggTGAAAGTATCTCTGCTGGGCCTGCAAATTCACGTTCCTTGCAGCAGTACTGTCATAACCAACTATTTCGCTGGCTTCTTGTTCCCTGCCCTACCCTGCTCCTTCTTTCTGGGCAGTACACCGGCTGCAAGGCCACCCTGCCCACCAGATGAGGGACCTGCCCAAGCGGGAGTCACCACTTCCAACCCTCTACATCCTGGATGTTGCCAGCAGCCACACTGGCTTCAGTAACCCTCTTCCCTGTTCATCTCTGCCCTTGCACAATCCATTAGTTGCTCAAAACTTTCAGCAGAGCTAAAATAGGGAAGATATTTGActgaaaaatagcatttttaaagACTAGTTGTTTTTCACTTGAGCCCATTCAACATGCAATGATCTCCAAACAGGGGACAAGGAGCGATGAGAGCAGGAATAAGGTAAGGGGCTGATGAATGTCTCACAAAAAATGGTGTACCCACGATAGAACCAGCCACCTGGGGAGCTGAGCTAAACTCTTGTACTCTGCCATGGAGCAGAGCTAGAGCtctggggaaaataaaaaaaaaaaggagaaaaaagaaaaagagcatctGATTAAGCAGTAACTAGCTGCTAAGGCAGCAGCACCTTGAGCAGCTGCAGCCATTTTGGAAATGAACTTGTCACTAGCCCCTAAACCACAGACACCACAAAAGCTGACCTTACCCTGAATTAGGAAAGatttattcttctgtttttctactCTGAGAGCATTTCAGACTAAgtaagatgaaataaaaaatgtttttgaagaacATATATTGGTGGATGAAGATcctgaaaaagttttaaaatgggCAACTCTAAAATAACTCTATAAGATGctatttttttacttcaaaacaCTTCCATACTTTAAAGCAAAATCAATTGATTTTAAATCTGTTATTCTAATACAAGGGAGATAATAAAATCAATACCACTTTCTTTATGATAGTTGTcacctggaaaaaaatctaGTATGTAGTGACTTTTTGTGCTAAATCCACTGTTTTAAGTCTTAGCAAGCTATTTGTTCATCTGTAGGATGATAAACAGAATACATCACTTGGCTTCTAAACCAATTCAGCAAGAGCTCATCCAGGAAGACTGAAAACCAACAACCTTTCACCTTCAACTCAATAAATCATATCCCatttaattcagtttttattCAATGAAATAATGTATAAAAACTTACAAATCTGAGAACTTAACTATACACAAAAAGATGATATTCAGTTTAAACATATACACAGAGAAGAGCTGTGGTTTGTGACTtgccctctcccacccctccccccaaaacacacactGTCTCCATTTATGACGGGGCACTTTTTCTGTCCACTTACACCTTCTGTTGGCCCAGTAATTGCTCGGTGGGCTTCACTGCTGCCGTCAGTGTAGGTTTTTAGGCTACCAGCAAAAAATCTGGGCATctatttgaaataataaaaaatcaacAACTTGATTTTTAACACAAAGATGCAGTGCGACTATCAGCAGTAACCAAAACTACAGAAGTCATCCTCTCACTTTTTGCAGACTTTGTCTTGGCATTCAAAATAACAGGGCTCTCACAATTTGCCAGCCAGCACTACAGATTCACTTTAAAACAACCATGATCACCTGTTGCTAGAACactgttttttctccctcttaaCTCATGCCATCAGAACAAATGAAATCATGGACGCTCCTTGCCAGAGTAAGGGAATAaagcttttctctctcctttcatcCAGAATGACTCAAACCTATAGCTAATAACACATGCATGTGCTGCACTAATGATGGTGCAGTGCTCACCAGTATGTCACCTCCCTAGTTTCCTTGGTAGCTTGGGTGACAACACTTATTAGCTTCTCTTCAACAGGTCAATAAAAACGCACACAGCCCAGGACGTTTTACATTTGATTAAAACTAACCTGTGCAATGACTAGTTTTACCAAATGACTAAAAGACATTCCAGGCTGAATCTGAGAGTAGGTGGCCAGTTACTTAAAAAGGATGTGTGCGTTTATTTACCTGTACCAAATATACACACAAacactttatatatatatatatatgtatatatctttatatatacacagtatttatatatataaagattgCCATCACATTACTATTATAGCTACTTAAGTCAAAATTTGGCTAAGCAGCTGCTTTGCTTGACTCCAAAACAGATACCCAAAGGCATACTGGAGGGAAAATATATGGCTAAAAGAAACCCAACTCCTTCAGCTCTTTTTAACTCAATGAACAGAGACTTTTGCTCTCCTTGAGAAAAGTTCTGAGGGCTTTAGGTTATAACCTTAATCAACTTGCATGTGGACTTGTAAAAAGCatggtgtttattttgccagaTCTCAAAATGCCTTCTACCAGGGAAACTAAAATACATATATCCTTCACTTACCAAACTGGTAACTCTGTTTCTCGTTACACTCATCACTGTATCTAAATACACTTTTAAGCAatctaaatttaatttaaaatctatGAAATTTGGATTAACTAATACTATCAACATAGTTAGCTGGATTATTTTTCACATGTTCCTTTGCATTAAAATCAATTTCGTTGTGGTTTGATGCAagagctttttgtttgttttggtgggaGAGGCAAAGTCCAATTTCCTAATGTGCCAGTACAGTTCTGGTTGCTGAAGACAAAGGGTGGGAAGGATGTTGGTGGAAAAGATGGAAGGGGTAAGTGAGGTAAGAGgtaagggaaggaaaaaattgatttaataaaaaatgagtaaagaaactttaaaaaattgataTAGGTTTCACATTCAGTCTAACAACACTGCTTCTTGCTCCTTTTTGATGGAGGCTAACACTGCGTTATCAGTCTCTGTGGCTTCTGTGTCCCCACCACCTAGCAGAATGGAGCGATCTTCTTCTAGTGTAAAGACAGAGTTTTGATTTTGGCACGAATGCTTGACTACTTCATTGGGAGTTGAAAACGTTTTGTCACACAAGTTACATTTGTAGGGCTTGTTGGTCTGTACTAACATGTTGTCCATTTGACTACCTTCCTCAAAGGTACAGAGTTCCAGAGTCTGTTTATCCACCATTGTGTATGTGTCCATGCTCTGGTTTAGGCACACGTGTCTGGCAGCCTGGTTAGCTCTACAAAAGCTTTTGTCACAAGTGCTACACTTGAAGGGCTTGCCTGTGTGTATGTACATGTGCTCCCTCCAGTGGCTTTTCTGAATAAATTTGCGACCACAGATGGAACACTCGTATTTCCGTCTCTTTACCTCCCTCTCTTGATCTGCCTGCTCCAAGTTGTCAATGTCTGCGATATCAGAGGGGGGAGGTGTCTCTGACTGCTGCTGCCCATCAATTATTGGGGAGTCTGAGATCTGCTGCAACTCGCTGTCACTAATCATCCCTGCTTCAGGCACTTCCATTGCATCTTTATCAGCTGTGTTGTTACAGAGAGACAAAGAAATATTACTTTCTCCCTGCTGGCTAGATGTGAAGGGAACTCCCGTGTGGATTTGCAGGTGCTCACGCAAACTGCTTCGTAAATTGAACCGGCGACCACAGAGGTGACAGGCATAGTATTTTGGGAAGCTTCCGTTCCTTTTCATAATGCTTGGCTTGACATGTGCTATTGTGAGTGAGGCAGGCTGTTCATCTGAAGAAGATGCTTCCATGTTGGCCTCTTCTCCTGCAGGTGAATTATTACCAGCAGCAGATACCAATTCTGGAGATAAAGAAGATGGCAATGGGTCAGAAGTGGACATATTTGTCCGGGTCACTTGTGGCAGAGTTGTGGCTAACTGCGAGAGCTGTGAGCTTTCAGAAACCTGCTCTTGGTTCATCCGCGATGTCTGTGGCCTTGGTTCTCGCCCGAGTTTGTCAGTCGCTGATGTAACCTTAGTGGGATGTCTTATCTGGTGATCTGCAATCTGAATGCCATATAATGAAGACGCTAATGGAAAAACTTGATCCGGGTGAGAAAAAGTTCCCTGACTTGCAAGGCTGGCCTCTTGAATTAGTGGATATGCATGCAGAAACTTTATTCCCTGTTCTAGTCGAACTGGGTCAATGAGTTGTGGTGCCATCTTCCCAGTGTACATCAAATGCAAGAGATAACTGAAGATATCTGGCTGTATGTCAGTTGCTTTCAAACGGACACATTCACTGAAAGATGAAACAAATATATATTAGAGAAATGCTTTAATGTAAAAGAGCTAATCTTATTGGCCACTTGGAAGATGACTTTTTGCCTCAATGAAAAGACAAAGCTGTCCCATTGCGATCTGCACCCTTCTAAAATGCTGTTATGTTATAGATGTGTTGTCACATATTAATATATTCTATAAATTGCAAAGAcgttttcccccttttcttggtTGGATTCAAACATATCTGTAGCTAGATGAAAACCTGCTAGCACTGGACTATAAATTCACAGTTCATTAAACTTTTCTCAGTACTCAGTACTTTTCTCCCTGAAAACATCTAAAAATTATCTGGCACTTGCCCGTTTGCCCTCTATGTCCTACTAGTGTATATATCTACAGTTCTGCAAGTGTGTGGTATCACCTTGTTTCAACTGCATTATGATCCAGAAACCATGCAGGACAGGGTGTGAATCCCCTGGGGGTCTGATGCAACAGGTACAGCCTGAGCACATGTAACCTGTGGAGTCCAGGCTCCTTAACCAGCAGAACAGTAGCTTCTTTCCTTGAATAAGAAGGAAGGAACAGGAGCACTAGCGGTATGCATGGCCAGCCTACAGCACTCAGTAAAGGGAAATGCTTTGGCTGTGATGCCTCTTCAGCCTAACAGAACTGAAACCAACATCATCCTCCAGCTGAGAGTGTGCCCAGTGCATCGACCTTTATGATGCTCTGGGACTGAAACACCCACCATGCCTCTGGTGGAAGGTGTATCTCTATGCAGAAAGTGAGGCATGGctcacagaagaaagaaaatagggAACACCTTGAGGTTAGGTCAGTTAGCTAACAGGAGAGGAACTgggattttaattatttttcagaagtatttgTAGCTCTTGTATTAAAAACAAGcattaaataaaacacagaaatccagAAATGGACATGACTGCGTGCTGTGGTCTGAATGCTCCAACCACAGTGTGCTACCAAGCCGAGGAGGAAATTACAGCCAATTCTTCCATTTCTTGAGATGCACCCTTCTCGAGTCTTCTCTGTGACTGCTTTTGAACTCAGATGTATTACTCAAAAATAAACTTTGCAATGTTGTCTTCCAAAAATAACTGTGTGCTCTTGATGGAGCATCAAGACTGATACATCTACCTGCAGTACTGTTTCAGAAGTGCAAATGCACTTCTGTCCTATAAGTTTTGAGATAGttcaaatatttggaaaaaaaaaagaaaaacttttaaaacagtCTTACACTTCGGTTATCTTTTCAATGTCCTCAATGTAAGGCTCTGGTAAaacccctccccccaaaaacaacaccaaaacacagaaaggaaagtAACACAAACCCCATTATTTTCCACCACTATGTAGTATCTTATTATATAATTGACTTTGATAAACTGCAAAAAATATAAAGTACATACACCTCTTTTTTAAGTTTATTTCTCAAAATCTCCTAGTAAATCCTTATTGGGTTGTATATACTGTTATGGAAATGTCAAGAACAATGTCaagacagagcagaagggagaaggaaagtgCAGGAGTGAAACAGGATCCTTGAAGTATTCAATTCTAGAAATCCTATGATTTTTTAAGGATAGAGAACTTGTGTCAAATTATAAAGTTAGTGCTAATGAATCACAGTTCaactttaatttgttttaaagtgaGGTTCTAGTTTGCAGATAAGACTGGATTCCATACTCCTTATGACACAGCAAGAAGCAAAAAGAATGTTTTCAGGTTTCAAAACGTTGATAGACTTCCTTAGCTCAGCTAACTGAACAATATTTAAACAGTGCACCTTTTTACAGTTACCTGGTTTGATGAACAAACAACATCTTGAAGTAGTTGGAGAAAGAAGCGAGGACTGATTTGTGTGCCTTGAAGTAGACATCACCAATGGCAACAGTGCAGTCACACAGGAAACCGAACTCTCTCTGAGCATTTAGTTGCTGCAGCAGAATAAGTCCATGGTTGGCCAAATCCATTTTTTTACACTCTGAAAAGAAAACGACTTTCATGTAAAACTTAGCAGTAGATGCACAGATGCAAGAGTAGCTGTCTCTTAACAGACATTTTCCTCTAATATCTGTATGCCTTGCTTTAGTAACATCTCTTAACCCCAAGTTAATGtataaaagatattttacaCGTAGGCAATGATCACTGTTTCACGATGGGCAATGCAATTCACAAAGGTGCAAGTGATTTGCCAGGGTTAAAGAGCAAAGAAGAGCCAAGACGAAAAGTTCTGAAAAGGCATGGGGTTGGGCTTGGatacagaaatagaaatagcTAAGGGAGAGGAAGATATATTaataaacagtaaaaacacTATATTcagtggaaaaacaaaagctttttggTTGCCACTTGTCTGCTCaagtaggaaaaataaattttcttacTGATGTCAGTCACCCTCATCTCAATGGGTGGGAGAGACAAGAGCACAACCCAATACAAGACAAGTTAGACACTTTTAACTGATGGTTATGCCCTCTCCTGGGAAATATCAGATAAATACCTGAATCTTGCCAGAGTCAAACAATTCATTCTTGGTATCAGCAAGCTCTCTGCACTATCAATACAGAAGGGCCTTTTTACCCAACaagtctttatttatttattgagaCCAGCTACAACAGCATTTTCTAAGCAGCCTGTGTGTCTCATGCCCGCCTAGCAAATCAAGAAACTCAGGGGGTGAGAGGTGCAGTTCCATCCATCACTGACCATCAGCACAAGGTGGAATAACTAACAGTGAAATGTGGCACTGACCTGAACCCTCCTAAACCAGGGTTTCCACAGCCctccccctccctggcactTCCTTGTACCAGCTACTGGAGGCTGCCCAAAAAGAACTACCTAAGAGCTATAAACTTTTTCTCAAGGATTCAAATTCAGCCTTGGAAGCAGAAATCAATAACTTTGGGGAAAGAAATAGCCAGGAAAAC
This DNA window, taken from Pseudopipra pipra isolate bDixPip1 chromosome 3, bDixPip1.hap1, whole genome shotgun sequence, encodes the following:
- the ZBTB2 gene encoding zinc finger and BTB domain-containing protein 2 isoform X2 — translated: MDLANHGLILLQQLNAQREFGFLCDCTVAIGDVYFKAHKSVLASFSNYFKMLFVHQTSECVRLKATDIQPDIFSYLLHLMYTGKMAPQLIDPVRLEQGIKFLHAYPLIQEASLASQGTFSHPDQVFPLASSLYGIQIADHQIRHPTKVTSATDKLGREPRPQTSRMNQEQVSESSQLSQLATTLPQVTRTNMSTSDPLPSSLSPELVSAAGNNSPAGEEANMEASSSDEQPASLTIAHVKPSIMKRNGSFPKYYACHLCGRRFNLRSSLREHLQIHTGVPFTSSQQGESNISLSLCNNTADKDAMEVPEAGMISDSELQQISDSPIIDGQQQSETPPPSDIADIDNLEQADQEREVKRRKYECSICGRKFIQKSHWREHMYIHTGKPFKCSTCDKSFCRANQAARHVCLNQSMDTYTMVDKQTLELCTFEEGSQMDNMLVQTNKPYKCNLCDKTFSTPNEVVKHSCQNQNSVFTLEEDRSILLGGGDTEATETDNAVLASIKKEQEAVLLD
- the ZBTB2 gene encoding zinc finger and BTB domain-containing protein 2 isoform X1, with the translated sequence MNTRFPKGFAPAWLSTLNGLECKKMDLANHGLILLQQLNAQREFGFLCDCTVAIGDVYFKAHKSVLASFSNYFKMLFVHQTSECVRLKATDIQPDIFSYLLHLMYTGKMAPQLIDPVRLEQGIKFLHAYPLIQEASLASQGTFSHPDQVFPLASSLYGIQIADHQIRHPTKVTSATDKLGREPRPQTSRMNQEQVSESSQLSQLATTLPQVTRTNMSTSDPLPSSLSPELVSAAGNNSPAGEEANMEASSSDEQPASLTIAHVKPSIMKRNGSFPKYYACHLCGRRFNLRSSLREHLQIHTGVPFTSSQQGESNISLSLCNNTADKDAMEVPEAGMISDSELQQISDSPIIDGQQQSETPPPSDIADIDNLEQADQEREVKRRKYECSICGRKFIQKSHWREHMYIHTGKPFKCSTCDKSFCRANQAARHVCLNQSMDTYTMVDKQTLELCTFEEGSQMDNMLVQTNKPYKCNLCDKTFSTPNEVVKHSCQNQNSVFTLEEDRSILLGGGDTEATETDNAVLASIKKEQEAVLLD